Proteins found in one Pelorhabdus rhamnosifermentans genomic segment:
- a CDS encoding HesA/MoeB/ThiF family protein: MSNEESLKLLAKDEMPERYLRNQGTVGIQGQTRLLQARVAVVGAGGLGGTVIELLARMGIGYLKIIDGDTFARHNFNRQILSNEQNLGVNKASVAAERIAAINSDVQVEAVHAMLDEKNAEDLLGGLDVIVDALDNFHSRLLLASVANQLGIPLVYAAIAGFTGQVMTIMPGDRSLGNLYKVVPETNRGVEVVLGNPSATPALAASLQVQEVVKIITGIGEPLRNKMLYFDTELNIFDILNMK; the protein is encoded by the coding sequence ATGTCGAACGAAGAATCTTTAAAGCTCTTAGCTAAAGATGAAATGCCAGAACGTTATTTGCGTAATCAAGGTACCGTTGGAATTCAGGGACAGACACGTTTGCTGCAAGCGAGAGTGGCAGTCGTTGGTGCGGGTGGTCTCGGGGGTACAGTCATTGAATTGTTGGCGAGGATGGGAATAGGTTACCTAAAGATTATTGATGGCGATACGTTTGCTCGCCATAACTTCAACCGCCAAATTCTTTCTAACGAGCAAAATCTAGGTGTTAATAAAGCGAGTGTTGCTGCTGAGCGCATCGCTGCGATTAATAGTGATGTCCAAGTAGAAGCCGTTCATGCTATGCTGGATGAAAAAAATGCTGAAGACTTGCTTGGTGGTTTGGATGTCATCGTGGATGCTCTGGATAATTTTCATTCTCGGCTGTTATTGGCGAGTGTCGCCAATCAGTTAGGTATACCACTTGTATATGCGGCTATTGCCGGATTTACAGGTCAAGTCATGACCATCATGCCGGGGGATCGGAGTCTTGGAAATCTATATAAGGTTGTGCCTGAAACAAATCGGGGTGTGGAAGTGGTGTTGGGAAACCCGTCGGCCACTCCAGCTTTAGCGGCTTCGCTTCAAGTACAGGAAGTGGTGAAAATTATTACTGGAATCGGGGAGCCCCTTCGTAATAAAATGTTGTATTTTGATACGGAACTGAACATTTTTGATATTTTGAATATGAAATAA
- the mobB gene encoding molybdopterin-guanine dinucleotide biosynthesis protein B — translation MIPVISVVGRSNCGKTTYLEKLIVEMKRRGYKVAVIKHDVHGFEIDKPGKDTWRHAQAGADVVCISSPQKVAMIKRVEQELSLDAVAAYITDVDIIFTEGYKRENKRKIEVFRRAVCIEPLCAKEELLALVSDKICYKDVPHFSLEDSALMADFLVERVIGKVGTEDAMKSKEAAVNKNEGSNTVEFYEMIKKRLLDMAQDGKVPCPQALALAEKFGVKGSVVGQAADDKGIKITGCQLGCFGTSKEEKHGI, via the coding sequence ATGATACCAGTAATTTCAGTTGTGGGACGGTCTAATTGTGGCAAGACGACTTATCTTGAAAAGTTGATTGTTGAGATGAAACGGCGAGGTTATAAGGTTGCGGTAATCAAACATGATGTGCATGGATTTGAAATAGACAAACCAGGCAAGGATACTTGGCGGCATGCACAGGCAGGTGCTGATGTTGTCTGTATTTCTTCACCTCAGAAAGTGGCCATGATTAAACGGGTGGAACAAGAATTATCGCTTGACGCCGTTGCAGCTTATATTACGGATGTGGATATTATTTTTACCGAAGGGTACAAACGGGAAAATAAACGGAAAATTGAAGTATTTCGACGGGCTGTTTGCATTGAGCCGCTGTGCGCTAAAGAAGAACTATTGGCACTTGTGTCTGATAAGATTTGTTATAAAGATGTGCCGCATTTTAGTTTAGAGGATTCTGCTTTGATGGCTGATTTTTTAGTGGAACGTGTTATTGGCAAAGTAGGAACGGAGGATGCAATGAAGAGCAAAGAAGCTGCTGTAAATAAGAACGAGGGCTCAAATACAGTGGAATTTTACGAAATGATTAAAAAACGCTTGTTGGATATGGCACAAGATGGAAAGGTGCCTTGTCCGCAGGCATTGGCTTTGGCTGAAAAATTTGGTGTGAAAGGGAGCGTAGTTGGACAAGCTGCTGATGACAAAGGCATAAAGATTACGGGATGTCAGCTGGGGTGTTTTGGTACGTCAAAGGAGGAAAAGCATGGAATTTAG
- a CDS encoding molybdopterin molybdotransferase MoeA, translating to MEFSHCISLSGALQLVLSHLPETVVRTETLPLPECLGRTVAVDIVSKDDLPPFSRSTVDGFAVRSADTFGAAEGVPVLLNLIGEVLMGQQTDLSVQSGQAVAMPTGGKLPQGADAVVMVEYTENPDNHSLLVLKAVAPGENVIVKGEDFKINGVILRRGQMISPQVMGALAACGYSSVSVRKKPEVAIISTGDEVVDVSEVIVDSQIRDINSYVLAAMLEQAGCTVRRCGIVPDSYEALKTAMTEALTGSQMVLISGGSSVGTRDHTVRVIQSFEQASVFLHGIAVKPGKPTIFGIVGGVPVFGLPGHPVSAMTICQALVKPAIAGLLGHEQLEPEHRIIARITRNVASAPGRDDFIRVKLLRRDDGYWAEPIFGKSGLISTYLEADGIVHIGDMKSGLYGEDWVEVELVK from the coding sequence ATGGAATTTAGTCATTGCATCTCTCTTTCGGGAGCACTTCAGCTTGTTTTAAGTCATCTACCTGAGACGGTAGTTAGGACGGAAACATTACCTCTGCCTGAGTGTTTAGGCAGAACCGTCGCTGTTGACATTGTATCGAAAGACGATTTACCGCCCTTTAGCCGTTCGACTGTTGACGGTTTTGCTGTAAGAAGCGCCGATACTTTTGGGGCGGCTGAAGGGGTCCCTGTATTATTAAATTTGATCGGCGAAGTCTTGATGGGGCAACAGACCGACTTAAGCGTGCAGTCGGGGCAGGCAGTTGCGATGCCTACAGGTGGGAAGCTGCCTCAAGGGGCCGATGCCGTTGTCATGGTCGAATATACTGAAAATCCCGATAATCATTCTTTGCTTGTGTTAAAAGCTGTAGCGCCTGGTGAAAATGTTATTGTTAAAGGCGAAGATTTTAAGATAAATGGTGTTATTTTGCGGCGCGGTCAAATGATTTCACCACAAGTCATGGGTGCACTTGCGGCTTGCGGTTATAGTTCTGTTTCTGTTAGAAAAAAACCGGAAGTCGCGATTATTTCGACAGGTGATGAAGTTGTCGATGTGAGCGAAGTGATTGTGGACAGTCAGATTCGCGATATTAATTCCTATGTTTTGGCAGCTATGCTTGAGCAGGCAGGCTGCACTGTGCGGCGCTGTGGCATTGTGCCTGACAGCTATGAGGCACTTAAGACAGCAATGACCGAAGCTTTGACTGGAAGTCAGATGGTACTGATATCAGGAGGAAGTTCCGTTGGAACGCGGGATCATACGGTACGCGTGATTCAATCATTTGAACAAGCAAGTGTGTTTTTACATGGTATTGCTGTTAAACCAGGGAAGCCAACTATTTTCGGGATAGTAGGAGGTGTACCTGTATTTGGGTTGCCTGGACATCCTGTATCAGCCATGACCATTTGCCAAGCCTTGGTTAAACCAGCTATTGCCGGGTTATTAGGGCACGAACAGTTGGAGCCAGAACATCGGATTATAGCACGGATTACGCGTAACGTTGCTTCGGCACCGGGGCGAGATGATTTTATTCGAGTGAAGTTGTTACGGCGGGACGATGGCTATTGGGCTGAACCTATTTTTGGCAAGTCCGGATTGATTAGCACTTATCTTGAGGCCGACGGGATTGTCCATATTGGTGACATGAAGAGCGGCTTGTATGGTGAAGATTGGGTAGAGGTGGAATTGGTAAAATAG
- a CDS encoding TerC family protein, protein MVDFMMYANSEWLLALGGIILIDLLLGGDNAVLIALASKNLTPKQRKKVVLIGSIGAIVARIVLIFIASFLLKIPYLQFLGGIALVWIAVNLAGQDNKDMTSLKAQGVAQAVKAILVADVIMSLDNVLALAALSQTASAGQYALIILGVMVSIPMIVFGSQVLMKLMDRYPVIIYIGTGVLGYAAAEMIISDKALGLAAIRYELLIKVGLALSVILLGYFKKHEKLKLILEK, encoded by the coding sequence ATGGTGGATTTTATGATGTATGCAAATAGTGAATGGCTTTTGGCACTTGGTGGGATTATTCTAATTGATTTGCTCCTTGGGGGTGATAATGCTGTTCTAATTGCTTTGGCAAGTAAAAATCTTACGCCTAAGCAACGAAAAAAAGTAGTTTTAATTGGCAGTATCGGTGCCATTGTTGCAAGAATTGTCCTCATTTTTATTGCTTCATTCCTGCTCAAAATTCCCTATCTTCAATTTTTAGGCGGAATTGCTTTGGTTTGGATTGCTGTGAATTTGGCGGGACAGGATAACAAAGACATGACGTCGCTGAAAGCGCAAGGTGTGGCTCAGGCAGTGAAAGCCATTTTAGTTGCTGATGTCATTATGAGTTTAGATAATGTTTTGGCCTTAGCTGCTCTATCGCAAACTGCTTCTGCCGGTCAATATGCTTTGATTATTTTGGGCGTTATGGTGAGTATTCCCATGATTGTTTTCGGGTCGCAAGTGTTAATGAAACTTATGGATCGTTATCCAGTTATTATCTATATTGGTACGGGTGTTTTAGGGTATGCGGCAGCTGAAATGATTATTAGTGACAAAGCGCTAGGACTCGCCGCTATACGTTATGAACTGTTAATAAAAGTAGGTTTGGCGCTTTCTGTCATCTTGCTGGGATATTTCAAGAAGCATGAAAAACTGAAGCTTATCCTTGAGAAATAA
- a CDS encoding MoaD/ThiS family protein: protein MVLEVRLYATLRRYAPNSLNGIISLTVPERITVLDLVKQLKMDPAEIHLIMINGLGREFDERLTDGDRVGLFPPVGGG from the coding sequence ATGGTATTGGAAGTGCGTTTATATGCGACTCTGCGGCGTTATGCGCCTAATAGTTTGAACGGAATCATATCGCTCACGGTACCTGAGCGTATTACTGTGCTTGATTTAGTAAAACAATTGAAAATGGACCCGGCAGAGATTCACTTGATTATGATAAATGGTTTAGGTCGTGAGTTTGATGAGCGATTAACTGATGGTGATCGGGTTGGTCTGTTTCCGCCCGTAGGAGGTGGCTAA
- a CDS encoding ABC transporter permease → MESIWQGLLQGIHLLVNSDAEVYEITWLTIKISGVATVVSVFLGVPVGLWLALKKFPGKRILLSFINFGMGLPPVVVGLFVSLLLWRYGPLGLFGLMYTPFAMMMAQAVIATPIVTGLTFAAIGGLNPNLRLQLLSLGATNWQASWLLIKEARLGLLAAIMAGFGGVVSEVGASMMVGGNIKDQTRVLTTATVMEVSKGNFDTAIALSFILLIVTYGVVATLTYCQQKDKREGI, encoded by the coding sequence ATGGAGAGTATTTGGCAGGGATTACTTCAGGGAATTCATTTACTTGTAAATAGTGATGCCGAAGTATATGAAATTACGTGGTTGACTATCAAAATATCCGGTGTGGCTACCGTTGTTAGTGTATTTTTAGGCGTGCCTGTAGGATTGTGGCTGGCACTTAAAAAATTTCCTGGCAAACGAATTTTACTCAGTTTCATAAATTTTGGCATGGGTCTGCCACCTGTTGTTGTTGGGTTGTTTGTGAGCCTATTGTTGTGGCGATATGGGCCGTTGGGGTTGTTTGGACTGATGTATACACCGTTTGCCATGATGATGGCTCAGGCAGTGATTGCGACTCCCATTGTGACAGGCCTGACTTTCGCGGCTATTGGCGGACTCAATCCCAATTTAAGACTACAGCTTCTATCACTAGGGGCTACAAACTGGCAAGCAAGTTGGCTGCTTATCAAAGAGGCACGTCTGGGCCTGCTTGCGGCCATTATGGCTGGGTTTGGTGGTGTTGTATCGGAAGTGGGCGCTTCGATGATGGTCGGAGGGAATATTAAAGATCAGACGCGTGTGTTGACTACGGCTACTGTGATGGAAGTCAGTAAGGGGAACTTTGACACAGCCATTGCGCTCAGTTTTATCCTGCTTATTGTAACGTATGGAGTTGTTGCTACCCTGACTTATTGCCAGCAGAAGGACAAGCGTGAAGGTATATGA
- a CDS encoding molybdopterin biosynthesis protein has product MNAYLNCVSRQEAQQAWWGKLDSCGYFCHLPTEEVPVSQALGRVTATSVYARQSVPHYNGSAMDGIAVRAQDTFGASETEPKRLSIRQKEEDFAPLGCYIVNTGEVLPQGTDAVIMIEDVLLGGGQAEIMAAAAPWQHVRIIGEDIVANEMVLSEYHVITPPDIAAVLAAGLDTVSVVMRPRVAVIPTGSELVATWQELKPGAILDVNSHMLSAAVVDWGGEPYRHEIVRDDEICLKEAINQCLETCDMVITNAGTSAGTADFTTTVLAQLGEVLLHGVEIKPGKPVALAVCQGKPVIALPGYPVSTMLTAELFVRDILLARQKLSEQKTQQVQAVLSRQVFSPLGVEEYLRVSLGEVQGRMVAAPLGRGAGIISTLTKAQGIVSVPKYSSGFSAGTKVDVSLIKCRQAENTLLSIGSHDLALEILGVFLNRQSSVKISCANVGSMGGVMAIRNNEAHIAGVHLLDERTGQYNLPYLSKYLSGKKDWKLVHLAQREQGLIVAQGNPKNIIGLADLIREDVRFVNRQRGSGTRMLLDYQLPKLGLKGEQIIGYGQEVATHMAVAASIDGGVADVGMGIRAAARALELGFIPIAQEQYDIILNFAEGDERAEEIIDILKSAAFRRDVEALGGYDLAEAGKVLVSQ; this is encoded by the coding sequence GTGAATGCTTATTTGAATTGTGTTTCCAGGCAGGAAGCGCAGCAGGCCTGGTGGGGAAAGCTGGATTCCTGTGGCTACTTTTGTCATTTGCCGACGGAAGAAGTTCCCGTATCTCAGGCCCTTGGTAGAGTGACTGCCACCAGTGTTTATGCCAGGCAGTCTGTGCCTCATTACAATGGTTCAGCGATGGATGGAATTGCGGTACGGGCCCAGGATACTTTTGGTGCGTCAGAGACGGAGCCTAAGCGGCTGAGCATTAGGCAAAAGGAAGAAGATTTTGCGCCACTTGGCTGTTATATCGTCAATACGGGCGAAGTATTGCCACAGGGAACAGATGCAGTGATTATGATAGAAGACGTTTTGCTAGGTGGTGGTCAGGCGGAAATTATGGCTGCTGCTGCCCCCTGGCAACATGTTCGGATTATTGGCGAAGATATTGTTGCGAACGAGATGGTTTTGTCGGAATATCATGTCATTACACCGCCTGATATAGCGGCGGTACTTGCTGCCGGACTTGATACGGTATCTGTTGTGATGAGACCTCGCGTGGCCGTTATTCCCACTGGATCGGAACTTGTAGCAACGTGGCAAGAATTAAAGCCTGGTGCTATTTTAGATGTCAATTCCCACATGTTAAGTGCTGCAGTAGTTGATTGGGGGGGAGAACCTTACAGGCACGAAATTGTGCGTGATGATGAAATTTGTTTAAAAGAGGCCATCAATCAGTGTCTGGAAACGTGTGATATGGTCATAACCAATGCGGGGACTTCGGCTGGAACGGCTGATTTTACAACGACTGTATTGGCCCAGTTAGGTGAGGTATTGTTGCATGGAGTGGAAATAAAGCCTGGCAAACCCGTGGCGTTGGCTGTTTGCCAGGGTAAACCCGTGATTGCTCTGCCTGGTTATCCTGTCTCGACGATGCTCACAGCCGAACTGTTTGTGCGGGATATTTTGTTAGCGAGGCAAAAACTTTCAGAACAAAAAACACAACAGGTGCAAGCTGTGTTGTCAAGGCAGGTTTTTTCACCCCTTGGAGTGGAAGAATATTTGCGAGTGTCCCTTGGAGAGGTACAAGGACGGATGGTTGCTGCTCCCTTAGGACGGGGTGCAGGGATTATTTCTACATTGACTAAGGCGCAGGGAATTGTAAGCGTGCCGAAATATAGTAGTGGATTTTCCGCGGGAACTAAAGTGGATGTGTCGCTAATTAAGTGTCGGCAGGCTGAAAATACGCTGCTTAGTATTGGTAGCCATGACTTGGCTCTGGAAATTTTGGGCGTGTTTCTAAATCGCCAGTCTTCTGTGAAAATTTCTTGCGCGAATGTGGGCAGTATGGGGGGAGTGATGGCCATACGCAACAATGAAGCCCATATTGCAGGTGTTCATTTGCTTGATGAAAGAACAGGTCAGTATAATCTGCCTTATTTGTCAAAATATTTGTCAGGAAAAAAGGATTGGAAATTGGTACATTTGGCGCAGCGGGAACAGGGCCTGATTGTTGCGCAGGGGAATCCTAAAAATATTATCGGCTTAGCCGATCTTATCCGCGAGGATGTGCGTTTTGTTAATCGCCAGCGGGGTTCAGGAACGCGTATGTTGCTTGATTATCAACTGCCAAAGCTGGGATTGAAAGGTGAGCAAATTATAGGTTACGGGCAGGAAGTTGCAACTCATATGGCCGTGGCCGCTTCGATTGACGGAGGGGTGGCTGATGTGGGAATGGGAATTCGTGCAGCAGCCAGGGCTTTGGAGTTAGGGTTTATTCCGATCGCTCAAGAGCAATATGACATTATATTAAATTTTGCTGAGGGCGATGAACGCGCTGAAGAAATTATTGATATTTTAAAATCAGCAGCATTTCGTCGTGACGTTGAAGCACTAGGTGGCTATGATTTAGCAGAGGCTGGCAAGGTGCTTGTCTCACAGTAA
- a CDS encoding aldehyde ferredoxin oxidoreductase C-terminal domain-containing protein, protein MKKFIRVNMTEKAVAMNEVPEKYVSMGGRCLTSNFVNDEVKPTCHALGKNNKLIFAPGLLGGTTASQSGRLSVGAKSPLTGTIKESNTGGTFSQKMAKLGIKALVIEGMPAEDKFYVIKIDINGVTIDEAPAEIIGGCGNYQAIEVLSEKYGAKVGIALAGPAGEYRLPTANISFKDPEGHIRSAGRGGLGAVMGSKKVKALVIDDTGAPGVTIANPAEFQAAAKVFAKALLTHPVTGKALPAYGTDVLVNLLNEAGGLPARNFTGGRIDWNDKFSGETLNATITERGGEGKVSHGCHAGCIIRCSQWYPDKKGKYITSGFEYETVWALGAGAGIQDLDDIAYIDRAMDDLGVDAIDVSVAIATAVEGGLLPWNDGKAALDAVKQIAVPTPLGRIIGGGTAIVGKVCGLFRTPVVKDQAIPAYDPRSVKGIGLTYATTPMGADHTSGYCIATNILKIGGYVDPLKKEGQVELSRNLQIATAAVDSTGMCLFIALAILDIPEGFNALIDMINARYGLSLTGDDVTALGKSVLKVERAFNAAAGFTNAHDRLPEFFEYEPCPPHNVVWDFTPEEIDEVFNF, encoded by the coding sequence ATGAAAAAGTTTATCCGCGTGAACATGACGGAAAAAGCAGTTGCAATGAATGAGGTTCCAGAGAAGTACGTAAGCATGGGAGGCCGTTGTCTTACGTCTAACTTTGTTAACGATGAAGTGAAGCCGACTTGCCATGCACTAGGAAAAAACAATAAGCTGATATTTGCCCCTGGATTACTTGGCGGCACGACGGCTTCTCAGTCTGGTCGACTCTCTGTAGGCGCCAAGAGCCCCTTGACAGGCACCATTAAGGAAAGTAACACGGGTGGAACTTTTTCTCAAAAGATGGCTAAACTCGGTATCAAAGCTCTTGTTATTGAAGGAATGCCTGCTGAAGACAAGTTCTACGTAATTAAAATTGATATAAATGGCGTAACGATTGATGAGGCTCCTGCTGAAATTATTGGCGGCTGTGGTAACTATCAGGCAATTGAAGTTTTAAGTGAAAAATATGGTGCGAAAGTGGGTATCGCTCTGGCTGGTCCGGCTGGTGAATATCGCTTGCCTACTGCCAACATCTCATTTAAAGATCCCGAAGGGCACATTCGCAGTGCGGGGCGGGGCGGTCTGGGGGCAGTCATGGGTTCCAAAAAGGTAAAAGCTCTCGTTATTGACGATACGGGTGCACCTGGCGTGACGATCGCGAATCCGGCAGAATTTCAAGCAGCGGCAAAAGTATTTGCCAAGGCGCTTCTTACTCATCCTGTTACAGGTAAAGCTTTACCTGCCTATGGTACAGATGTGCTTGTCAACCTCTTGAATGAAGCGGGTGGATTGCCTGCCCGAAATTTTACCGGGGGACGTATTGACTGGAATGACAAATTTTCTGGTGAAACGCTCAATGCCACAATCACTGAGCGAGGGGGCGAGGGCAAAGTATCTCACGGTTGTCATGCAGGGTGTATCATCCGCTGCTCTCAGTGGTATCCTGATAAGAAGGGAAAATATATTACTAGTGGTTTTGAGTATGAAACTGTCTGGGCTTTGGGCGCTGGCGCGGGTATTCAAGACTTGGATGATATTGCTTACATTGACCGTGCTATGGATGATCTCGGTGTAGATGCTATCGATGTTTCTGTTGCTATCGCGACGGCTGTTGAAGGAGGACTGCTTCCTTGGAATGACGGCAAGGCTGCTTTGGATGCTGTCAAGCAAATTGCTGTTCCCACTCCGCTGGGCCGGATAATCGGTGGAGGTACCGCTATTGTTGGCAAAGTGTGTGGCCTTTTTCGGACTCCGGTTGTTAAGGATCAGGCTATTCCCGCGTACGATCCCCGTTCGGTTAAAGGGATTGGTCTGACCTATGCTACGACTCCAATGGGGGCTGATCATACTTCTGGTTACTGCATTGCTACGAATATATTGAAAATTGGCGGCTACGTTGATCCACTTAAGAAGGAAGGTCAAGTGGAGCTGTCGAGAAATTTGCAAATCGCCACGGCGGCTGTGGATAGTACTGGAATGTGCCTTTTCATTGCCCTTGCTATTCTTGATATTCCAGAAGGATTCAACGCGCTCATCGATATGATCAATGCCCGCTACGGTCTATCCTTAACTGGTGATGATGTAACGGCTCTAGGTAAGTCGGTCCTTAAGGTTGAACGTGCATTTAACGCGGCAGCGGGCTTTACGAATGCTCATGACCGTTTGCCCGAATTCTTCGAATATGAACCTTGTCCGCCACATAACGTAGTTTGGGACTTTACCCCCGAAGAAATCGATGAAGTTTTCAATTTTTGA
- a CDS encoding ABC transporter ATP-binding protein, which produces MKQTFVEMEKIKVHRGNRFVLNIEQLSVNKGELIAVVGPNGAGKSTLLKVLNLLIPYDQGSLKLFGNDVRQHGLLPLRRRCSMVFQDSLLLDETVFDNVSLPLRLRGMDKQKIKEKVQTTLEAFHCLHLAQREAQCLSGGEAQRVSLARSLVYSPELLLLDESFVALDASTRVLLLADLKKLARSLGITVLLISHNYNDVLYFSERVLVLSKGQIIQEGCPEMVMRRPANQAVAELTVMDNILSCSVEKVGGIVGSRVTLAQGVQFDYPGPVPTGVTACCLPGDSLCIFDSVLSVPVGWTTFSGVVCQVVPGIGVYQVTAKVREILFIVRVPREQATKGMQPGLNVQIAFQLEEVQLV; this is translated from the coding sequence ATGAAACAGACTTTTGTTGAAATGGAAAAGATAAAAGTACATCGTGGTAACCGATTTGTGCTCAATATTGAACAGCTATCTGTGAACAAAGGGGAACTTATAGCTGTCGTGGGTCCCAATGGTGCAGGAAAGAGCACGCTGCTCAAGGTGCTTAACCTACTCATTCCTTATGATCAAGGAAGTCTTAAGTTGTTTGGCAATGATGTGCGGCAGCATGGTTTACTTCCTTTGCGTCGCCGCTGTTCGATGGTTTTTCAGGATTCTTTGTTGCTTGATGAGACGGTGTTTGATAATGTATCATTACCATTGAGATTGCGTGGGATGGACAAGCAGAAAATAAAGGAAAAGGTTCAAACTACGCTGGAGGCCTTTCATTGTTTGCACTTAGCCCAGCGGGAAGCTCAATGTCTGTCGGGCGGAGAAGCACAACGTGTTAGTTTAGCTCGATCACTTGTTTATAGTCCGGAGTTACTACTGCTTGATGAGTCTTTTGTTGCCCTTGATGCGTCGACAAGAGTATTGTTGTTAGCGGACTTAAAAAAATTAGCACGTTCTTTGGGTATTACGGTGCTACTTATTAGTCACAATTATAACGATGTTCTTTATTTTTCTGAACGCGTACTTGTTTTGTCCAAGGGGCAGATCATTCAAGAGGGGTGTCCGGAAATGGTTATGCGTCGGCCCGCAAATCAAGCTGTGGCGGAATTAACGGTTATGGATAATATTTTGTCTTGTAGTGTGGAAAAAGTAGGTGGCATTGTCGGTTCGCGGGTTACTCTAGCACAAGGAGTACAGTTTGATTATCCAGGGCCTGTTCCAACCGGTGTTACAGCTTGCTGTTTACCTGGGGATTCACTTTGTATTTTCGATTCTGTTCTGTCCGTACCTGTTGGTTGGACGACCTTTTCGGGAGTCGTTTGTCAGGTTGTGCCTGGTATTGGCGTATATCAAGTTACTGCAAAAGTGCGGGAAATTTTGTTTATTGTCAGAGTGCCGAGGGAACAAGCTACAAAGGGGATGCAGCCGGGACTTAATGTACAGATAGCTTTTCAACTAGAAGAAGTTCAGTTAGTATGA
- a CDS encoding substrate-binding domain-containing protein → MNFKQISSGFTAFVLGIVFLSGVITAGCTNQFDTPKVPENKDIILATTTSTQDSGLLDVLIPVFEKQTGYKVKTIAVGSGQAIAMGEKGEADVLLAHAPDAEKKTLDSGFVVNRRLVMHNDFILVGPAGDPAHIKGLGASEALKAIAAKQAVFISRGDNSGTDQMEKKLWKQVDIKPQGTWYQESGTGMGQTLSIANDKNGYILTDRATFLAQKKNSSLEILVEGDVKLLNIYHVMEVNPDKFTKVNKVGAKAFSDFLMTPETQKLIAAYGRDKFGQSLFFADGGKSDRDFGL, encoded by the coding sequence GTGAATTTTAAACAGATTTCCTCTGGATTTACAGCGTTTGTACTGGGAATTGTTTTTCTTAGTGGTGTGATCACAGCGGGGTGTACCAATCAGTTTGATACTCCCAAGGTGCCGGAAAACAAAGATATCATTTTAGCTACAACGACGAGTACTCAAGATAGTGGATTACTTGATGTGCTTATCCCTGTTTTTGAAAAGCAAACAGGCTATAAAGTGAAGACCATCGCCGTTGGTTCTGGACAGGCCATTGCGATGGGTGAAAAAGGCGAAGCAGATGTACTTTTGGCTCATGCGCCTGATGCTGAGAAAAAAACGCTAGACAGTGGCTTCGTTGTTAATCGCAGGCTAGTGATGCACAATGACTTTATTCTTGTTGGCCCAGCAGGTGATCCGGCTCATATTAAAGGACTTGGTGCGTCCGAGGCGCTGAAAGCCATTGCTGCAAAGCAAGCTGTTTTTATTTCGCGCGGCGATAATTCCGGTACCGATCAGATGGAAAAAAAGTTGTGGAAACAAGTGGATATCAAGCCACAAGGTACGTGGTATCAGGAATCGGGAACAGGTATGGGACAGACACTTAGTATTGCAAATGATAAAAACGGCTATATTCTGACGGATCGGGCAACTTTTTTAGCTCAGAAAAAGAATAGTTCTCTTGAAATTTTGGTTGAAGGTGATGTGAAGCTTCTCAATATTTATCATGTTATGGAAGTGAATCCCGATAAATTTACTAAAGTCAATAAGGTTGGCGCCAAAGCATTCAGTGATTTTTTAATGACACCTGAAACACAAAAATTAATTGCTGCTTATGGCAGGGATAAATTTGGTCAGTCCCTGTTTTTTGCTGACGGGGGAAAATCAGATCGAGATTTCGGTTTGTAA